The Pseudomonas parafulva genome window below encodes:
- a CDS encoding L-serine ammonia-lyase — MAISVFDLFKIGIGPSSSHTVGPMRAAATFAQHLREAGLLAQVTRVEVRLYGSLSATGVGHATDRACLLGLMGQWPDRIDPHSIEPRIEQLLQEQCLILDGTQPVPFDYARDMRLLDENLAYHPNAMSLEAQGEAGSLLTETYYSVGGGFIVEQREIDAPACAEGEVTLPYEFSSGAELLALCKTHGLSVSQLMMANERAWRSDEDIRAGLLAIWAAMRECVENGLRNEGILPGGLKVKRRAARLHRSLQELGKPNVIGSTLSAMEWVNLFALAVNEENAAGGRMVTAPTNGAAGIIPAVLHYYMKFNPTVCDDDVVTFLLAAAAVGILCKKNASISGAEVGCQGEVGSACSMAAAGLAEVLGATPPQLENAAEIALEHNLGLTCDPVGGLVQVPCIERNAIAAVKAINAVQMALRGDGEHFISLDRVIRTMRDTGADMHANYKETSRGGLAVAFVEC; from the coding sequence ATGGCTATCAGCGTTTTCGACCTCTTCAAAATCGGCATTGGGCCATCCAGCTCCCACACGGTGGGGCCAATGCGCGCTGCTGCGACCTTCGCCCAGCACCTGCGCGAAGCGGGTTTGCTGGCCCAGGTGACGCGGGTCGAAGTGCGTCTGTATGGCTCGTTGTCGGCCACCGGCGTGGGCCATGCCACCGACCGCGCCTGTTTGCTTGGGTTGATGGGCCAATGGCCGGACCGGATCGATCCGCACAGCATCGAGCCGCGTATCGAGCAATTGCTGCAGGAGCAATGCTTGATCCTCGATGGCACGCAACCCGTACCCTTCGACTACGCGCGCGACATGCGCCTGCTCGACGAGAACCTCGCCTACCACCCCAATGCCATGAGCCTGGAGGCCCAGGGCGAGGCGGGCAGCCTGTTGACCGAGACCTACTACTCCGTCGGTGGCGGATTCATCGTCGAGCAGCGCGAGATCGACGCACCGGCCTGCGCCGAGGGCGAGGTCACGCTGCCCTACGAGTTTTCCTCCGGCGCCGAACTGCTGGCGCTGTGCAAGACCCATGGCCTGAGCGTCAGCCAGCTGATGATGGCCAATGAGCGTGCCTGGCGCAGTGACGAAGACATTCGCGCAGGTCTGCTGGCCATCTGGGCGGCCATGCGTGAGTGCGTGGAAAACGGCCTGCGCAACGAAGGCATCCTGCCGGGCGGCCTGAAGGTCAAGCGCCGGGCTGCGCGCCTGCATCGAAGCTTGCAGGAACTGGGCAAGCCCAACGTGATCGGCTCAACGCTCAGTGCCATGGAGTGGGTGAACCTGTTCGCCCTGGCGGTGAACGAAGAGAACGCCGCGGGCGGGCGCATGGTCACTGCGCCGACCAATGGTGCTGCCGGAATCATCCCTGCGGTGCTGCACTACTACATGAAATTCAACCCCACCGTCTGCGATGACGACGTGGTGACTTTCCTGCTGGCCGCCGCTGCAGTCGGCATCCTGTGCAAGAAGAACGCATCGATTTCCGGGGCGGAAGTCGGCTGCCAGGGCGAGGTCGGCTCGGCCTGCTCGATGGCGGCCGCAGGCTTGGCCGAGGTGCTCGGCGCCACGCCACCGCAGTTGGAAAACGCTGCCGAGATCGCCCTGGAACACAACCTCGGCCTGACCTGCGACCCGGTCGGCGGCCTGGTCCAAGTACCGTGCATCGAGCGCAATGCCATCGCCGCGGTAAAGGCCATCAACGCCGTGCAGATGGCGCTGCGTGGCGATGGCGAGCACTTCATCTCCCTCGACCGGGTCATCCGCACCATGCGCGACACCGGGGCTGATATGCACGCCAACTACAAGGAAACCTCGCGCGGTGGATTGGCGGTGGCGTTCGTCGAGTGTTGA
- a CDS encoding NAD(P)/FAD-dependent oxidoreductase translates to MPPQTEHTASYYAATARAKTHYPTLQGDLHADVCVVGGGLTGVNTALELAERGLSVILLEARRIGWGASGRNGGQLIRGIGHDVSGFARHVGQDGVRYLKQAGLDSVTLVAERIARYGIECDLRWGFCELANTPAQFAAFDDELRDLADLEYAHETRLIGPQDIHEIVASDQYAGGLVDMGSGHLHPLDLVQGEARAASTLGVRVFEQSPVQRIEHGDTVTLHCSGGTVRAERLVLGCNAHLDELEPRLSGKVLPAGSYVVATEPLSEARARSLIPQNMALCDQKVGLDYYRLTADRRLLFGGACHYSGRDPQDIAAYMRPKVLKVFPQLADVRLDFQWGGMIGITANRFPQVGRLRQQPNVYYAQGYSGHGLNVTHWTARLLAEAIATGHSTGLDIFSAVPHLTFPGGKALRSPLLALGMLWYRMRERLG, encoded by the coding sequence ATGCCCCCTCAAACCGAACACACTGCTTCCTACTACGCGGCCACCGCCCGGGCCAAAACCCACTACCCCACGCTCCAGGGCGATCTGCACGCGGACGTGTGCGTGGTCGGTGGCGGTCTGACCGGCGTCAACACCGCACTGGAGCTGGCCGAGCGCGGTCTCTCGGTGATCCTGCTCGAAGCCCGCCGCATCGGCTGGGGCGCCAGCGGACGCAATGGCGGGCAATTGATTCGTGGCATCGGTCACGACGTGTCGGGTTTCGCCCGGCATGTCGGCCAGGACGGTGTGCGCTACCTCAAGCAGGCAGGCTTGGACTCGGTGACGCTGGTGGCCGAGCGCATCGCCCGCTATGGCATCGAGTGCGACCTGCGCTGGGGCTTCTGCGAGCTGGCCAATACCCCAGCGCAGTTCGCCGCGTTCGACGACGAACTGCGCGACCTCGCCGACTTGGAATACGCCCACGAAACCCGCCTGATCGGCCCGCAGGATATCCACGAGATCGTCGCCAGCGACCAGTATGCGGGCGGTCTAGTGGACATGGGCTCTGGCCATCTGCATCCGCTTGACCTGGTCCAAGGCGAGGCGCGTGCGGCCAGCACCCTGGGGGTAAGGGTGTTCGAGCAGAGTCCGGTGCAGCGGATCGAGCACGGCGACACCGTCACCCTGCACTGTTCTGGGGGGACGGTGCGGGCCGAGCGTCTGGTGCTGGGGTGCAATGCGCATCTGGATGAGCTGGAGCCGCGGCTCAGCGGCAAGGTGCTGCCAGCCGGCAGCTACGTGGTGGCCACCGAACCGCTGTCCGAGGCACGGGCGCGCAGCCTGATCCCGCAGAATATGGCGCTGTGCGACCAGAAGGTCGGCCTGGACTACTACCGCCTCACCGCGGACCGGCGCCTGCTGTTCGGCGGCGCCTGTCACTATTCAGGCCGCGATCCGCAGGACATCGCCGCCTACATGCGTCCGAAGGTGCTCAAGGTGTTCCCGCAGTTGGCCGATGTGCGCCTGGACTTCCAATGGGGCGGCATGATCGGCATCACCGCCAACCGCTTTCCCCAAGTCGGCAGGCTACGACAGCAGCCGAACGTCTACTACGCCCAGGGCTATTCAGGCCATGGTCTGAACGTCACCCACTGGACCGCGCGCCTGCTGGCCGAAGCCATCGCCACCGGTCACAGCACCGGCCTGGACATCTTCAGCGCCGTGCCGCACCTGACCTTCCCCGGCGGCAAGGCCCTGCGCTCGCCGCTGCTGGCGTTGGGCATGTTGTGGTATCGGATGCGGGAGCGGTTGGGGTGA
- a CDS encoding polyamine ABC transporter substrate-binding protein: MRHLQTLIPTAFALLFGAAAQAEPTVSVYNWTDYIGDTTLADFQASTGIKVVYDVFDSNETLEGKLLAGRTGYDVVVPSNHFLARQAQAGAFLPLDRSKLPNWKHLDPKLLKQLEQNDPGNRYAVPYLWGTNGIGYNVDKVKAVLGIDKIDSWAVLFEPENLKKLKQCGVAFMDSPDELFPAVLNYLGMNPRSENPKDFAKAEARLLQLRPYITYFHSSKYVSDLANGDVCVAFGYSGDVFQAAHRAEEAHNGVKIAYSIPKEGSNLWFDLLAIPKDASNPEQALAFINYLLDPQVIAKVSTTVGYANANPQAKAFMDKSLVDNPEIYPPQEVLDRLYVSSMQSPPIMRLMTRSWSKIKSNR, from the coding sequence ATGCGTCATCTGCAAACCTTGATTCCTACCGCCTTCGCCTTGCTGTTCGGTGCGGCGGCCCAGGCCGAGCCGACGGTCAGCGTCTACAACTGGACCGACTATATCGGTGACACCACCCTGGCCGACTTCCAAGCCAGCACCGGCATCAAGGTGGTCTATGACGTGTTCGACTCCAACGAGACCCTCGAAGGCAAACTGCTGGCCGGACGCACCGGGTACGACGTGGTGGTGCCGTCGAACCACTTCCTCGCCCGCCAAGCCCAGGCCGGGGCCTTCCTGCCGCTGGACCGCAGCAAGCTGCCGAACTGGAAGCACCTGGACCCGAAGCTGCTCAAGCAACTGGAGCAGAACGATCCGGGCAACCGCTATGCGGTGCCTTACCTGTGGGGCACCAATGGCATCGGCTACAACGTGGACAAGGTCAAGGCCGTGCTGGGCATCGACAAGATCGATTCCTGGGCGGTGCTCTTCGAGCCCGAGAACCTGAAGAAGCTCAAGCAGTGCGGCGTGGCGTTCATGGACTCGCCCGACGAACTCTTCCCAGCGGTCCTCAACTACCTGGGCATGAACCCGCGTAGCGAAAACCCCAAGGACTTCGCCAAGGCCGAGGCGCGCTTGCTGCAGTTGCGGCCCTACATCACCTACTTCCATTCCTCCAAGTACGTTTCGGACCTGGCCAATGGCGATGTCTGCGTGGCCTTCGGCTACTCCGGCGACGTGTTCCAGGCTGCCCACCGTGCCGAGGAAGCCCATAACGGGGTGAAGATCGCCTACAGCATTCCCAAGGAAGGCAGCAACCTGTGGTTCGACCTGCTGGCCATTCCCAAGGACGCCAGCAACCCGGAGCAGGCCCTGGCCTTCATCAACTACCTGCTCGACCCGCAGGTGATCGCCAAGGTGAGCACCACCGTCGGCTATGCCAACGCCAATCCGCAGGCCAAGGCGTTCATGGACAAGTCGCTGGTCGACAACCCCGAGATCTACCCGCCCCAGGAGGTGCTGGATCGTTTGTACGTGTCCAGCATGCAGAGTCCGCCGATCATGCGGCTCATGACCCGTTCCTGGAGCAAGATCAAGTCCAACCGCTGA
- a CDS encoding glutamine synthetase family protein, giving the protein MNAPFDQLSAWLKEHRITEVECVVSDLTGIARGKIAPTNKFLNERGMRLPESVLLQTVTGDFVDDDLYYALLDPADIDMICRPDPTAVYQIPWAIEPTAIVIHDTFDKHGNPIELSPRNVLKKVLKLYADKGWQPIVAPEMEFYLTQRCEDPDLPLQVPVGRSGRAESGRQSFSIDAANEFDPLFEDVYDWCEIQCLDLDTLIHEDGPAQMEINFRHGDALDLADQITVFKRTMREAALKHNVTATFMAKPITDEPGSAMHLHQSVVDIATGKPVFANEDGSMSELFLHHIGGLQKYIPQVLPMFAPNVNSFRRFLPDTSAPVNVEWGEENRTAGLRVPTSSPEAMRVENRLPGADANPYLAIAASLLCGYLGMVERIAPSAPVQGRAYERRNLRLPITIEDALQHMEDCQVLEQYLGRQFVQGYVAVKRAEHENFKRVISSWEREFLLLSV; this is encoded by the coding sequence ATGAACGCCCCTTTCGATCAGCTGTCCGCCTGGCTGAAAGAACACCGCATCACCGAAGTGGAATGTGTGGTCAGCGACCTGACCGGCATCGCCCGTGGCAAGATTGCGCCGACCAACAAGTTCCTCAACGAACGCGGCATGCGCCTGCCTGAAAGTGTGCTGTTGCAGACGGTCACCGGCGACTTCGTCGACGACGACCTCTACTACGCCCTGCTCGACCCGGCCGACATCGACATGATCTGTCGCCCGGACCCTACGGCGGTGTATCAGATTCCCTGGGCGATCGAGCCGACCGCCATCGTCATTCATGACACCTTCGACAAGCACGGCAACCCCATCGAGCTGTCGCCGCGCAACGTCTTGAAGAAGGTGCTCAAACTGTACGCCGACAAGGGCTGGCAGCCGATCGTGGCGCCGGAAATGGAGTTCTACCTGACCCAGCGCTGCGAAGACCCGGACTTGCCCTTGCAGGTGCCCGTGGGACGCTCAGGCCGCGCCGAGAGCGGTCGGCAGTCGTTCTCCATCGATGCCGCCAACGAATTCGACCCGCTGTTCGAGGATGTCTACGACTGGTGCGAAATCCAGTGCCTGGACCTGGACACGCTGATCCACGAGGACGGCCCGGCGCAGATGGAAATCAACTTCCGTCACGGCGATGCGCTGGACCTGGCCGACCAGATCACCGTGTTCAAACGCACCATGCGCGAGGCTGCCCTCAAGCACAACGTCACCGCCACCTTCATGGCCAAGCCGATCACCGACGAGCCGGGCAGTGCCATGCACCTGCACCAGAGCGTGGTCGACATCGCCACCGGCAAACCGGTGTTCGCCAACGAAGATGGCAGCATGAGCGAGCTGTTCCTGCACCACATCGGCGGGCTGCAGAAGTACATCCCCCAGGTGTTGCCGATGTTCGCGCCCAACGTCAATTCGTTCCGCCGCTTCCTGCCGGACACCTCGGCCCCGGTGAACGTCGAGTGGGGCGAGGAAAACCGCACCGCCGGCCTGCGCGTACCCACCTCCAGTCCCGAGGCGATGCGGGTGGAGAACCGCCTGCCAGGCGCTGACGCCAACCCCTACCTGGCCATCGCCGCCAGCTTGCTGTGCGGCTACCTGGGCATGGTCGAACGCATCGCTCCGAGCGCGCCGGTGCAGGGTCGCGCCTACGAGCGGCGCAACCTGCGCCTGCCGATCACCATCGAGGATGCGTTGCAGCACATGGAGGACTGCCAGGTGCTGGAACAGTACCTGGGTCGCCAGTTCGTGCAGGGCTACGTGGCGGTCAAGCGCGCCGAGCACGAAAACTTCAAGCGGGTGATCAGTTCCTGGGAGCGGGAGTTCCTGCTGCTGAGCGTTTGA